The following proteins are co-located in the Mesorhizobium australicum WSM2073 genome:
- a CDS encoding mannitol dehydrogenase family protein, with the protein MTDRRLSNRMAQALPAEVAAPRYDRGAITPGIVHLGVGAFHRAHQAAYIDECLAAGETDWGISGVSLRSAETRDALAPQDGLYTLAVRGSGGEKLHVIGSIGSLLVAPEDPEAVLAVLADPRTRIVTLTITEKAYLRAAGGGLDAAHADIVHDLANPRTPKTAHGFLTEALARRRGAGTPPFTVLCCDNLPANGATLHRLLIEFATLRDASASSAGNAGMADHIASHVAFPSSMVDRIVPATTDADRARIAGELGIEDAWPVMTEPFRQWVIEDDFPMGRPTWEKFGVTMVGDVAPFEDMKLRLLNGAHSGIAYLGLLCGHATVDSAFADPAIRRFVDALWQEAITTLPDDAGLDPSAYTAELAERFSNTALAHRTAQIANDGSQKLPQRIIASAVECLEAGTELVHLTLVVAAWIAACAARGKTLPEGHFTDPLDAPMTALLDQQLPANETVTAVFDMAGFARDHAERQTLIELVAVHLVHLRRDGPTLAFAALGIEAEGQ; encoded by the coding sequence ATGACAGACCGCCGCCTTTCCAACCGCATGGCGCAGGCATTGCCGGCCGAGGTCGCCGCGCCTCGATATGATCGTGGCGCAATCACGCCGGGCATCGTGCATCTGGGCGTCGGCGCCTTTCACCGCGCCCACCAGGCCGCTTATATCGATGAATGCCTGGCGGCCGGAGAAACGGACTGGGGCATATCAGGCGTGTCGCTGCGCAGCGCGGAAACGCGCGACGCGCTGGCGCCGCAGGACGGGCTCTACACCTTGGCTGTGCGCGGCAGCGGCGGCGAGAAGCTGCATGTCATCGGCTCGATCGGCTCGCTGCTGGTGGCGCCGGAAGACCCGGAAGCGGTGCTGGCGGTGCTGGCCGATCCGCGTACCCGCATCGTGACGCTGACGATCACCGAGAAAGCCTATTTGCGGGCGGCCGGCGGCGGATTGGACGCAGCGCATGCCGACATCGTCCACGACCTGGCCAATCCGCGAACACCGAAGACGGCGCATGGTTTTCTGACCGAAGCGCTCGCCCGGAGGCGGGGCGCTGGCACCCCGCCCTTTACCGTGCTTTGTTGCGATAACCTGCCGGCCAACGGCGCCACCTTGCACCGGCTGCTGATCGAATTCGCCACGCTGCGCGATGCAAGTGCCAGTTCGGCGGGCAATGCCGGAATGGCCGACCACATCGCCAGTCACGTCGCATTTCCCTCAAGCATGGTCGACCGCATTGTGCCAGCCACGACCGACGCCGACAGGGCGCGGATAGCGGGCGAACTTGGTATTGAGGACGCCTGGCCCGTGATGACGGAACCCTTCCGCCAGTGGGTGATCGAGGACGATTTCCCCATGGGCCGTCCTACCTGGGAAAAATTCGGCGTCACCATGGTTGGGGATGTCGCTCCCTTCGAGGACATGAAGCTGAGGCTGCTCAACGGCGCGCATTCGGGCATCGCCTATCTCGGCCTGCTCTGCGGCCACGCGACGGTCGACAGTGCCTTCGCCGATCCGGCGATCCGGCGGTTCGTCGACGCGCTATGGCAAGAGGCCATAACAACATTGCCGGACGACGCCGGCCTCGACCCATCAGCCTATACGGCCGAGCTTGCCGAGCGTTTTTCGAACACGGCACTTGCCCACCGTACGGCGCAGATCGCCAATGACGGCAGCCAGAAACTGCCGCAGCGCATTATCGCCTCGGCTGTCGAGTGCCTCGAAGCCGGCACCGAGCTGGTCCATCTCACGCTGGTGGTGGCTGCCTGGATCGCCGCCTGCGCGGCGCGCGGAAAGACGTTGCCGGAAGGCCATTTCACCGATCCGCTCGATGCGCCGATGACCGCGCTTTTGGACCAGCAGCTGCCGGCGAACGAAACCGTGACGGCGGTGTTTGACATGGCCGGCTTCGCCCGGGATCACGCCGAGCGCCAGACGCTGATCGAACTCGTGGCCGTCCATCTCGTCCACCTGCGACGAGACGGCCCGACGCTGGCCTTCGCCGCGCTCGGCATAGAAGCCGAAGGACAGTAA
- a CDS encoding aspartate/glutamate racemase family protein, whose translation MKTLGLLGGMSWESTAIYYRLLNEIVRERLGGLHSAKLLLWSFDFAEIAERQHDGDWDGAGALLIDAAHKLEAGGAEGLLLCTNTMHRLADQVQAAVSIPLIHIADATAATVRQAGLRRPALLATRFTMEQDFYKGRLADKYGLSPVVPDSAGRDMVHRVIYEELCQGIVTEASKAAYVAEANRLRRDEAADSLIMGCTEITMLIGQDDFDIPVFDTTRIHAGAAVEFALG comes from the coding sequence ATGAAAACCCTCGGCCTGCTCGGCGGCATGAGCTGGGAATCGACCGCCATCTACTACCGCCTGCTCAACGAGATCGTGCGTGAGCGGCTGGGCGGTCTGCATTCGGCGAAGCTGCTGCTCTGGTCGTTCGATTTCGCCGAGATCGCCGAACGGCAGCATGATGGCGACTGGGACGGTGCCGGTGCGCTGCTGATCGATGCCGCACACAAACTTGAGGCCGGCGGTGCGGAGGGCCTGCTTCTGTGCACCAACACCATGCACAGACTGGCCGACCAGGTGCAGGCGGCTGTGTCGATCCCGCTGATCCATATCGCCGACGCCACCGCGGCCACGGTCAGGCAGGCCGGCCTGCGGCGGCCGGCGCTGCTGGCAACGCGGTTCACCATGGAGCAGGACTTCTACAAGGGCCGGCTTGCCGACAAATATGGCCTGTCGCCAGTGGTACCGGATTCGGCCGGGCGCGACATGGTGCATCGCGTCATCTACGAGGAACTCTGTCAGGGCATCGTCACCGAAGCCTCGAAGGCGGCCTATGTCGCCGAGGCAAACCGCTTGCGCCGCGACGAAGCCGCCGACAGCCTGATCATGGGCTGCACCGAGATCACCATGCTCATCGGCCAGGATGATTTCGACATCCCGGTTTTCGACACGACGCGCATCCATGCCGGGGCGGCGGTGGAATTCGCACTCGGTTGA
- a CDS encoding type II toxin-antitoxin system Phd/YefM family antitoxin — translation MKTMQVREAKASFSALVEAAENGEPTIITKHGKPAAAVVPIEEARKLYPDRNDAFIDFLLKYPGGIELERDQSILRDFDF, via the coding sequence ATGAAGACAATGCAGGTACGAGAGGCCAAAGCAAGTTTCTCCGCGCTCGTGGAAGCTGCCGAAAACGGCGAGCCTACAATCATCACAAAGCATGGCAAACCTGCCGCGGCGGTTGTACCGATCGAAGAGGCCCGCAAGCTCTACCCGGATCGTAACGACGCCTTCATCGACTTCCTTCTCAAATATCCGGGCGGCATCGAGCTTGAAAGAGATCAATCGATCCTCAGGGATTTTGATTTTTGA
- the atpA gene encoding F0F1 ATP synthase subunit alpha — protein MDIRAAEISAILKDQIKNFGKEAEVSEVGQVLSVGDGIARVYGLDNVQAGEMVEFPGGIRGMALNLEADNVGVVIFGADRDIKEGDIVKRTGAIVDVPVGPGLLGRVVDALGNPIDGKGPIKATERKRVDVKAPGIIPRKSVNEPMSTGLKAIDALIPVGRGQRELVIGDRQTGKTAIILDTMLNQKSVHDNGPEKEKLYCVYVAVGQKRSTVAQFVKVLEERGALEYSIIIAATASDPAPMQFLAPFAGCTMGEYFRDNGMHALISYDDLSKQAVAYRQMSLLLRRPPGREAYPGDVFYLHSRLLERAAKLNDDLGGGSLTALPIIETQANDVSAYIPTNVISITDGQIFLETNLFFQGIRPAVNVGLSVSRVGSAAQIKAMKQVAGSIKGELAQYREMAAFAQFGSDLDAATQRLLNRGSRLTELLKQPQFSPLKTEEQVAVIFAGVNGYLDKLPVNQVGKFEHGLLSHMRAAGKDVLDAIRKEKALSDDLRAKLKAEIDAFAKTFA, from the coding sequence ATGGACATCCGCGCCGCGGAAATTTCCGCAATTCTGAAAGACCAGATCAAGAATTTCGGCAAGGAGGCCGAGGTCTCCGAAGTCGGACAGGTGCTGTCCGTCGGTGACGGTATCGCCCGCGTCTATGGCCTCGACAATGTCCAGGCCGGCGAAATGGTCGAGTTCCCCGGCGGCATCCGCGGCATGGCGCTCAACCTCGAAGCCGACAATGTCGGCGTCGTCATCTTCGGCGCCGACCGCGACATCAAGGAAGGCGACATCGTCAAGCGCACCGGCGCCATCGTCGACGTTCCCGTCGGCCCCGGCCTGCTCGGCCGCGTCGTCGACGCGCTCGGCAACCCGATCGACGGCAAGGGGCCGATCAAGGCGACCGAACGCAAGCGTGTCGACGTGAAGGCGCCGGGCATCATTCCGCGCAAATCGGTCAACGAGCCGATGTCGACCGGTCTCAAGGCCATCGACGCGCTGATCCCGGTCGGCCGCGGCCAGCGCGAGCTGGTCATCGGTGACCGCCAGACCGGCAAGACCGCCATCATCCTCGATACGATGCTCAACCAGAAGTCGGTGCACGACAACGGCCCGGAAAAGGAAAAGCTCTACTGCGTCTACGTCGCCGTCGGCCAGAAGCGTTCGACCGTCGCGCAGTTCGTCAAGGTTCTGGAAGAGCGCGGCGCGCTCGAATACTCGATCATCATCGCCGCCACCGCTTCCGACCCGGCGCCGATGCAGTTCCTGGCGCCGTTCGCCGGCTGCACCATGGGCGAATATTTCCGCGACAACGGCATGCATGCGCTGATCAGCTATGACGATCTGTCGAAGCAGGCTGTCGCCTATCGCCAGATGTCGCTGTTGCTGCGCCGCCCGCCGGGCCGCGAAGCCTATCCCGGCGACGTCTTCTACCTGCACTCGCGCCTGCTCGAGCGCGCCGCCAAGCTCAACGACGATCTGGGTGGCGGATCGCTGACCGCCCTGCCGATCATCGAGACGCAGGCCAACGACGTGTCGGCCTATATCCCGACCAACGTGATCTCGATCACCGACGGCCAGATATTCCTCGAAACCAACCTGTTCTTCCAGGGCATCCGTCCGGCCGTCAACGTCGGCCTGTCGGTCAGCCGCGTCGGCTCGGCCGCGCAGATCAAGGCGATGAAGCAGGTCGCCGGCTCGATCAAGGGCGAGCTCGCGCAGTACCGCGAAATGGCTGCCTTCGCGCAGTTCGGCTCGGATCTCGACGCCGCCACGCAGCGCCTGCTCAACCGCGGATCGCGCCTGACCGAACTCCTGAAGCAGCCGCAGTTCTCGCCGCTGAAGACGGAAGAGCAGGTCGCGGTGATTTTCGCCGGCGTCAACGGCTATCTCGACAAGCTGCCGGTCAACCAGGTCGGCAAGTTCGAGCACGGCCTGCTCAGCCACATGCGTGCGGCGGGCAAGGACGTTCTCGACGCCATCCGCAAGGAAAAGGCGCTTTCGGACGATCTGCGCGCCAAGCTCAAGGCCGAGATCGACGCCTTCGCCAAGACCTTCGCCTGA
- a CDS encoding TRAP transporter substrate-binding protein, producing the protein MLHFSKLTAAATFAIGSLLIGAANAETVLRSSDTHPDGYPTVEAVKYMGDLIKQRTAGRYSIEVYHSAQLGEEKDTIEQTQAGVIDLDRVSMGPFNGIVPETAVPSLPYMFRSVEHMRHVMDGAVGDQILKAFEAHDLVGLAFYDSGARSFYNTKKDITSMADMKGMKFRVIQSDVFVDMVNALGANATPMAYGEVYSALQTGVIDGAENNWPSFESAKHYEVAKHYTMDEHQIVPEVLVMSKASWDKLSPEDQAIVRQAAKDSVVKMRELWDAQEKKSRGLVEAAGVKVSEIDKQPLIEAMKPVYDKYLSTPELKDLAARIQAEK; encoded by the coding sequence ATGTTGCATTTTTCGAAATTGACGGCGGCGGCGACATTCGCCATCGGTTCGCTGCTGATCGGCGCTGCCAACGCCGAAACCGTGCTGCGATCCTCGGATACCCATCCGGACGGCTACCCGACCGTCGAGGCGGTCAAGTACATGGGCGACCTGATCAAGCAGCGCACCGCCGGCCGCTATTCGATCGAGGTCTATCACTCGGCGCAGCTCGGCGAGGAGAAGGACACGATCGAGCAGACCCAGGCCGGCGTCATCGACCTCGACCGTGTCTCGATGGGACCGTTCAACGGCATCGTGCCGGAGACCGCCGTGCCGTCGCTGCCCTACATGTTCCGCTCCGTCGAGCACATGCGCCACGTCATGGACGGCGCTGTCGGCGACCAGATCCTGAAGGCGTTCGAGGCGCATGATCTCGTCGGCCTCGCCTTCTACGATTCCGGTGCTCGGTCCTTCTACAACACCAAGAAGGACATTACCTCGATGGCGGACATGAAAGGCATGAAGTTCCGCGTCATCCAGTCCGATGTGTTCGTCGACATGGTCAACGCGCTTGGCGCCAACGCCACGCCGATGGCCTATGGCGAAGTCTATTCGGCGCTGCAGACCGGCGTCATCGACGGCGCCGAAAACAACTGGCCGAGCTTCGAATCCGCCAAGCACTACGAAGTGGCCAAGCATTACACGATGGACGAACACCAGATCGTGCCGGAAGTGCTGGTCATGTCGAAGGCAAGCTGGGACAAGCTCTCGCCGGAAGACCAGGCGATCGTGCGCCAGGCAGCCAAGGACAGCGTCGTCAAGATGCGCGAACTGTGGGACGCGCAGGAGAAGAAGTCGCGCGGCCTCGTCGAGGCCGCCGGCGTTAAGGTCAGCGAGATCGACAAGCAGCCGCTAATCGAGGCGATGAAGCCTGTTTACGACAAGTACTTGTCGACGCCCGAACTGAAGGACCTGGCCGCCCGCATACAGGCCGAGAAATGA
- the uxaC gene encoding glucuronate isomerase yields MAVALTNADLLFSAEARQLSIARALYAGIKDLPIISPHGHTDPRWYALNEPFPDPAQLLIVPDHYIFRMLFSQGVRLEALGVPTLDGEPVETDGRAIWRLFAEHYYLFRGTPTRLWFDHVLAHLFGIEEPLSAATADRHYDTIATLLQWENFRPRALFERFNIEVIATTEGALDDLKWHQMIRDSGWEGRVVTAYRPDAVVDPDFEGFSANLDRLGEITGCNTGTWAGYLDAHRQRRAFFKSFGATSSDHGHPTAETANLSNAAAQELFNRVRAGSQDERERKLFRAQMLTEMAKMSRDDGLVMQIHPGSMRNHSASAFQKFGRDKGFDIPTRTDYVTALKPLLDCVGLERDLTVILFTLDETSYARELAPLAGVYPALKLGPAWWFHDSPEGMRRFREMTTETAGFYNTVGFNDDTRAFPSIPARHDVARRVDCAFLARLVAEHRLREDEAHELAKELAYTLAKNAYRL; encoded by the coding sequence ATGGCCGTGGCACTGACCAATGCGGATTTGCTGTTTTCAGCCGAGGCGCGTCAGCTGTCGATTGCCCGCGCCCTCTACGCCGGCATCAAGGACCTGCCCATCATCAGCCCGCACGGCCATACCGACCCGCGCTGGTATGCGCTGAACGAGCCGTTCCCCGATCCCGCGCAACTGCTCATCGTGCCGGACCACTATATTTTTCGCATGCTGTTCAGCCAGGGCGTGCGGCTGGAGGCTCTCGGCGTGCCGACCCTCGATGGTGAGCCCGTCGAGACCGACGGCAGGGCGATCTGGCGGTTGTTCGCCGAACACTATTACCTCTTTCGTGGCACGCCGACCCGATTGTGGTTCGACCATGTCCTTGCGCATCTGTTCGGCATCGAAGAGCCGTTGAGCGCCGCGACCGCCGACCGCCATTACGATACGATCGCAACGCTGCTGCAGTGGGAGAACTTCCGCCCTCGCGCGCTGTTCGAGCGCTTCAACATCGAGGTCATCGCGACGACCGAAGGCGCGCTCGACGATCTCAAATGGCACCAGATGATCCGCGACAGCGGCTGGGAGGGCCGTGTCGTCACCGCCTATCGGCCGGACGCCGTCGTCGATCCCGATTTTGAAGGCTTTTCGGCCAATCTCGATCGGCTCGGCGAGATCACCGGCTGCAACACCGGGACCTGGGCCGGTTATCTCGACGCACATCGCCAGCGGCGCGCCTTCTTCAAGAGCTTCGGCGCGACTTCGTCGGATCACGGGCATCCGACGGCGGAGACCGCCAATCTTTCCAACGCGGCGGCGCAGGAGCTGTTCAACCGGGTCCGCGCCGGCTCGCAGGATGAGCGCGAGCGAAAATTGTTTCGCGCGCAGATGCTGACCGAGATGGCCAAGATGAGCCGGGACGACGGGCTGGTCATGCAGATCCATCCCGGCTCCATGCGCAATCATTCGGCTTCCGCTTTCCAGAAATTCGGCAGGGACAAGGGTTTCGATATCCCGACCCGGACCGACTATGTCACGGCATTGAAGCCATTACTGGACTGCGTCGGGCTGGAGCGCGACCTGACCGTCATCCTGTTCACGCTGGATGAAACCAGCTACGCGCGCGAACTGGCGCCGTTGGCCGGCGTCTATCCGGCGCTGAAGCTCGGGCCGGCCTGGTGGTTCCACGACAGCCCGGAAGGCATGCGCCGGTTCCGCGAGATGACCACCGAGACCGCCGGCTTCTACAACACGGTCGGCTTCAACGACGACACGCGCGCCTTTCCGTCGATACCGGCCCGCCACGACGTGGCGCGGCGGGTCGACTGTGCGTTCCTGGCGCGTCTCGTCGCCGAGCACAGGCTGCGTGAGGACGAGGCGCATGAACTCGCGAAGGAGCTTGCCTACACGCTTGCCAAGAATGCGTACCGGCTCTGA
- a CDS encoding F0F1 ATP synthase subunit epsilon, which yields MAEAFKFELVSPERLLVSAEVESVVIPGAEGEMTVMAHHAPVMTTIKPGVVTVKSASGSEERYVVFGGFADIVPAGCTLLAESAVAVKDVDRADLARRIQEAREDAADAKDDQARSKAEQFLSQLTTLEGAILPA from the coding sequence ATGGCTGAAGCTTTCAAGTTCGAACTGGTTTCCCCGGAACGCCTGCTGGTTTCCGCCGAGGTCGAGTCGGTCGTCATCCCGGGCGCCGAAGGCGAGATGACCGTCATGGCTCATCACGCGCCGGTCATGACCACGATCAAGCCGGGTGTCGTCACGGTGAAGAGCGCCTCGGGCAGCGAGGAACGCTATGTCGTGTTCGGTGGCTTCGCCGACATCGTCCCGGCCGGCTGCACGCTGCTGGCGGAATCCGCTGTCGCGGTGAAGGACGTCGACCGCGCCGATCTCGCCCGCCGCATCCAGGAAGCCAGGGAAGATGCTGCCGACGCCAAGGACGACCAGGCGCGCAGCAAGGCCGAACAATTCCTTAGCCAGCTCACCACGCTGGAAGGCGCGATCCTGCCGGCCTGA
- the atpD gene encoding F0F1 ATP synthase subunit beta, with protein sequence MAKAATPQKATPKAAAPKAAAPVKAARAPAAAAKAAPAKAAAAPAKAVAAKTQAMATKATGVVGKVRQVIGAVVDVQFGDHLPAILNALETTNVGNRLVLEVAQHLGENTVRCIAMDSTEGLVRGQEVRDTGAPITVPVGPGMLGRIINVIGEPVDEEGPVDAIEMRSIHQPAPTYVEQSTEAQILITGIKVLDLLAPYAKGGKIGLFGGAGVGKTVLIQELINNIAKAHGGYSVFAGVGERTREGNDLYHEFIESGVNKKGGGEGSKAALVYGQMNEPPGARARVGLTGLTVAEYFRDQGQDVLFFVDNIFRFTQAGSEVSALLGRIPSAVGYQPTLATDMGALQERITTTTKGSITSVQAIYVPADDLTDPAPATSFAHLDATTTLNRSIAEKGIYPAVDPLDSTSRMLDPLVVGDEHYGVARQVQSILQRYKSLQDIIAILGMDELSEEDKQTVARARKIERFLSQPFFVAEVFTGAPGKLVDLADTIKGFKGLCNGDYDHLPEAAFYMVGGIEEAVEKAQRLAAEAA encoded by the coding sequence ATGGCGAAAGCAGCGACCCCCCAGAAGGCAACTCCGAAGGCGGCAGCCCCCAAGGCAGCAGCCCCAGTGAAAGCGGCCAGGGCTCCGGCAGCGGCGGCAAAGGCTGCTCCGGCCAAGGCAGCAGCGGCGCCGGCCAAGGCCGTGGCCGCCAAGACGCAGGCCATGGCCACGAAAGCCACCGGCGTTGTCGGCAAGGTTCGCCAGGTCATCGGCGCCGTTGTCGACGTGCAGTTCGGCGATCACCTGCCGGCGATCCTGAACGCGCTCGAGACGACCAATGTCGGCAACCGCCTGGTGCTCGAAGTTGCCCAGCATCTGGGTGAAAACACCGTGCGCTGCATTGCCATGGACTCCACCGAAGGCCTGGTGCGCGGCCAGGAAGTGCGCGACACCGGCGCTCCGATCACCGTGCCGGTCGGCCCAGGCATGCTCGGCCGCATCATCAACGTCATCGGCGAGCCGGTCGACGAAGAAGGCCCGGTCGACGCAATCGAAATGCGCTCGATCCATCAGCCGGCTCCGACCTATGTCGAGCAGTCGACGGAAGCCCAGATCCTGATCACCGGCATCAAGGTGCTCGACCTCTTGGCGCCTTACGCCAAGGGCGGCAAGATCGGCCTGTTCGGCGGCGCCGGCGTCGGCAAGACCGTGCTGATCCAGGAACTGATCAACAACATCGCCAAGGCACATGGCGGCTATTCGGTGTTCGCCGGCGTCGGCGAGCGCACCCGCGAAGGCAACGATCTCTATCACGAGTTCATCGAATCCGGCGTCAACAAGAAGGGCGGCGGTGAAGGCTCCAAGGCAGCGCTGGTGTACGGCCAGATGAACGAGCCGCCGGGCGCGCGCGCCCGTGTCGGCCTGACCGGCCTGACGGTCGCCGAATATTTCCGCGACCAGGGCCAGGACGTGCTGTTCTTCGTCGACAACATCTTCCGCTTCACGCAGGCGGGTTCCGAAGTGTCGGCTCTGCTCGGCCGCATCCCGTCGGCCGTGGGCTACCAGCCGACGCTCGCCACCGACATGGGCGCGCTGCAGGAACGCATCACCACCACCACCAAGGGCTCGATCACCTCGGTGCAGGCGATCTACGTGCCGGCCGACGACTTGACCGATCCGGCGCCGGCGACCTCGTTCGCTCACCTTGACGCGACGACGACGCTCAACCGTTCGATCGCAGAGAAGGGCATCTATCCGGCCGTCGATCCGCTGGACTCGACCTCGCGCATGCTCGACCCGCTGGTCGTCGGCGACGAGCATTATGGCGTCGCCCGCCAGGTGCAGTCGATCCTCCAGCGCTACAAGTCGCTGCAGGACATCATCGCCATCCTGGGCATGGACGAGCTCTCGGAAGAGGACAAGCAGACCGTGGCCCGCGCCCGCAAGATCGAGCGCTTCCTGTCGCAGCCGTTCTTCGTCGCCGAAGTGTTCACCGGCGCGCCGGGCAAGCTGGTCGACCTCGCCGACACCATCAAGGGCTTCAAGGGCCTTTGCAACGGCGATTACGACCACCTGCCGGAAGCCGCCTTCTACATGGTCGGCGGCATCGAGGAAGCGGTCGAGAAGGCACAGCGCCTCGCGGCAGAAGCGGCGTAA
- a CDS encoding F0F1 ATP synthase subunit gamma yields MPSLKDLRNRIASVKATQKITKAMQMVAAAKLRRAQEAAEAARPYSERMGSVLANITQAIGGGGDAPALMTGTGKDAVHLLVVCTAERGLCGGFNSQIARLARDHIRRLLTDGKQVKIICVGKKGFDILRRDYASMIIDRVDLREVKTLGFVNADAIAKKVIHLFNEGAFDICTLFYSQFRSVISQIPTAQQIIPASTASAPAAAVDGGSAVYEYEPEPGEILSDLIPRNISVQVFRALLENAAGEMGAKMSAMDNATRNAGEMINKLSITYNRQRQAQITKELIEIISGAEAL; encoded by the coding sequence ATGCCTTCATTAAAAGACCTTCGTAACCGTATCGCCTCGGTCAAGGCGACGCAGAAGATCACCAAGGCGATGCAGATGGTCGCCGCGGCGAAGCTGCGCCGTGCGCAAGAGGCGGCGGAAGCGGCGCGCCCCTATTCGGAGCGCATGGGTTCCGTGCTGGCCAACATCACCCAGGCGATCGGCGGTGGCGGCGATGCCCCGGCGCTGATGACGGGCACCGGCAAGGACGCCGTGCATCTGCTCGTGGTCTGCACCGCCGAGCGCGGCCTGTGCGGCGGCTTCAATTCGCAGATCGCCCGTCTTGCCCGCGATCACATCCGCCGGCTTCTGACCGACGGCAAGCAGGTCAAGATCATCTGCGTCGGCAAGAAGGGCTTCGACATCCTGCGCCGCGACTATGCATCGATGATCATCGACCGTGTCGATCTGCGCGAGGTCAAGACGCTCGGCTTCGTCAATGCCGATGCGATCGCCAAGAAGGTCATCCATCTCTTCAACGAGGGCGCCTTCGACATCTGCACGCTGTTCTACTCGCAGTTCAGGTCGGTGATCAGCCAGATCCCGACCGCGCAGCAGATCATCCCGGCCAGCACCGCTTCGGCTCCGGCCGCGGCGGTGGATGGCGGCAGCGCCGTCTATGAATATGAGCCGGAGCCGGGCGAAATCCTCTCCGACCTCATCCCGCGCAACATCTCCGTGCAGGTTTTCCGGGCGCTGCTCGAAAACGCCGCCGGCGAAATGGGCGCCAAGATGAGCGCCATGGACAATGCGACGCGCAACGCCGGCGAGATGATCAACAAGCTATCGATCACCTACAACCGCCAGCGGCAGGCGCAGATCACCAAGGAACTGATCGAAATCATTTCGGGCGCCGAGGCGCTCTAG
- a CDS encoding F0F1 ATP synthase subunit delta produces MAQSSSPISGVAERYAGSLFELASQANSVAKVEADLTSFEAMLAGSADLTRLINSPVFSSEDQAKAIGAIADKAGITGLTGNFLRVVAKNRRLFAVPGMIKAFRQIAAEHRGEAAADVTSAHELTAAQQTELKAALKGVAGKDVTISVTVDPSLLGGLVVKMGSRQIDTSLKTKLNSLKLALKEVG; encoded by the coding sequence GTGGCTCAATCGTCATCGCCAATCTCAGGTGTCGCAGAACGCTATGCCGGTTCGCTGTTCGAACTGGCATCGCAGGCAAATTCCGTGGCCAAGGTCGAGGCCGACCTCACCAGTTTCGAGGCCATGCTCGCGGGCAGTGCCGACCTGACCCGGCTGATCAACAGCCCGGTATTCTCCAGCGAGGACCAGGCCAAGGCCATCGGGGCGATCGCCGACAAGGCCGGCATCACCGGCCTGACCGGCAATTTCCTGCGCGTCGTCGCCAAGAACCGCCGCCTGTTCGCGGTGCCCGGCATGATCAAGGCATTCCGCCAGATCGCCGCTGAACACCGTGGCGAGGCCGCCGCCGACGTGACGTCGGCTCATGAGCTGACCGCGGCCCAGCAGACCGAACTCAAGGCGGCGCTGAAGGGCGTTGCCGGCAAGGACGTGACCATTTCCGTCACCGTCGATCCGTCGCTGCTCGGCGGGCTGGTGGTCAAGATGGGCTCGCGCCAGATCGATACGTCGCTCAAAACCAAACTCAATTCGCTCAAGCTTGCACTGAAAGAGGTCGGCTGA
- a CDS encoding DUF4345 family protein — translation MDFALPWPTSQGEWLAWSSAAFTVLLGLLFFLAPGLAFRILRLQAKPEKAAAIAEGRGRMSGFYLGVGLCCILLAQPLVYMALGFSWLFTAFGRLLSMMSDGANTPFNWVSIVVELALAALPLAFAFGFVP, via the coding sequence ATGGATTTTGCGCTTCCATGGCCGACGAGCCAGGGCGAATGGCTGGCCTGGTCGAGCGCGGCCTTCACCGTGCTGCTCGGTCTTCTGTTTTTCCTGGCGCCGGGGCTGGCGTTCCGTATCCTGCGCCTGCAGGCGAAACCCGAGAAGGCGGCGGCGATCGCCGAGGGGCGCGGCCGCATGTCGGGCTTCTATCTCGGAGTCGGCCTGTGCTGCATCCTGCTCGCGCAGCCCCTGGTCTACATGGCTCTCGGATTTTCCTGGCTGTTCACCGCATTCGGCCGGCTGCTGTCGATGATGTCGGATGGCGCCAATACACCTTTCAATTGGGTTTCCATTGTGGTGGAATTGGCGCTCGCGGCCTTGCCGCTCGCCTTTGCCTTCGGCTTTGTGCCCTGA